From one Gemmatimonadaceae bacterium genomic stretch:
- a CDS encoding SDR family oxidoreductase, translating into MKSTSFDLTGRVAVVTGGYGVLGGSMADAMAEAGAKVAVLGRRSDEAGKKVEALKASGAEAMVLEANVLDVDGLRAARDRVVKAWGSVDILINAAGGNVPRSRTDTVSVFDVPVDAFDEVLALNLHGTVNPSLVFGETMSRQKRGVIINISSMAAQRAMSGVPGYSIAKAGVENFTRWMAMEMARKYGDGIRVNAIAPGFFITTQNRSVLLHPDGTPTPRAKAVLAQTPMGRFGNPGELNGAVQWLCSDAASFVTGTVMPVDGGFSIFSGI; encoded by the coding sequence TTGAAGTCTACCTCGTTCGATCTCACCGGGCGGGTTGCTGTGGTCACCGGCGGCTATGGTGTTCTCGGAGGATCCATGGCCGATGCAATGGCGGAGGCGGGGGCGAAGGTCGCGGTTCTCGGGCGGCGCAGTGATGAGGCCGGGAAGAAGGTCGAAGCGCTGAAAGCTTCCGGTGCGGAAGCAATGGTGCTCGAGGCGAACGTGCTCGACGTGGACGGGCTCCGCGCCGCTCGCGACCGGGTTGTGAAGGCGTGGGGGTCGGTTGATATCCTGATCAATGCGGCCGGGGGCAACGTGCCGCGCTCGCGCACGGACACGGTTTCTGTGTTCGACGTTCCGGTCGATGCGTTCGATGAAGTTCTCGCGCTCAACCTCCACGGGACTGTAAATCCATCGCTCGTGTTCGGCGAAACGATGAGCAGACAGAAACGAGGTGTGATTATCAACATTTCATCAATGGCTGCCCAGCGGGCGATGAGTGGGGTGCCTGGATATTCTATCGCCAAAGCCGGGGTTGAGAACTTCACTCGCTGGATGGCGATGGAAATGGCGAGGAAGTACGGCGATGGAATCAGAGTGAACGCAATCGCGCCGGGATTCTTCATCACCACGCAGAATCGCAGCGTGCTGCTACATCCCGATGGTACTCCAACACCTCGCGCGAAAGCCGTGCTCGCGCAGACTCCGATGGGACGCTTCGGAAATCCCGGCGAGCTCAACGGCGCAGTTCAATGGCTTTGTAGCGATGCGGCATCCTTTGTAACCGGGACTGTAATGCCGGTCGATGGTGGCTTCAGCATCTTCAGCGGCATCTGA